A genomic region of Phenylobacterium parvum contains the following coding sequences:
- a CDS encoding NuoB/complex I 20 kDa subunit family protein translates to MEEGGPGMGLIVPAGSGARSSVEGYDPKVHDPYFDGVSQQLADKGFVTAAADDLITWARTGSLMWMTFGLACCAVEMMHASMPRYDLERYGFAPRASPRQSDVMIVAGTLCNKMAPALRKVYDQMPEPRYVISMGSCANGGGYYYFSYSVVRGCDRIVPVDIYVPGCPPTAEALVYGVLQLQKKIRRTGTIER, encoded by the coding sequence ATGGAAGAAGGGGGCCCTGGAATGGGACTGATCGTTCCCGCCGGATCCGGCGCCCGGTCCTCGGTGGAGGGCTACGACCCCAAGGTCCACGACCCCTATTTCGACGGCGTCTCCCAACAGCTGGCCGACAAGGGCTTTGTCACGGCGGCCGCCGATGACCTGATCACCTGGGCCCGCACCGGCTCGCTGATGTGGATGACCTTCGGCCTGGCCTGCTGCGCCGTGGAGATGATGCACGCCTCCATGCCGCGCTACGACCTGGAGCGCTACGGCTTCGCCCCCCGGGCCAGCCCGCGCCAGTCCGACGTGATGATCGTCGCCGGCACCCTGTGCAACAAGATGGCCCCGGCCCTGCGCAAGGTCTACGACCAGATGCCCGAGCCCCGTTACGTGATCTCCATGGGCTCCTGCGCCAATGGCGGCGGCTACTACTATTTCAGCTATTCTGTGGTGCGCGGCTGCGACCGGATCGTCCCGGTCGACATCTACGTCCCCGGCTGCCCGCCCACCGCCGAGGCCCTGGTCTATGGTGTCCTGCAGCTGCAGAAGAAGATCCGCCGCACGGGGACGATCGAAAGATGA
- a CDS encoding NADH-quinone oxidoreductase subunit A, producing the protein MDAFLLEYLPIVIFLGISSAIGIVFILASAVLAPKAPDPEKLSTYECGFNAFDDARMKFDVRFYLVSILFIIFDLEVAFLFPWAVSLMKLPYDQAVFAFWSMMTFLGVLTVGFIYEWKKGALEWD; encoded by the coding sequence ATGGACGCCTTTCTTCTCGAGTACCTTCCGATCGTGATTTTCCTGGGGATTTCCTCGGCGATCGGGATCGTGTTCATTCTGGCCTCGGCCGTCCTGGCGCCCAAAGCGCCGGACCCGGAGAAGCTCTCGACCTACGAGTGCGGCTTCAACGCCTTCGACGACGCCCGGATGAAGTTCGATGTCCGGTTCTACCTGGTCTCGATCCTGTTCATCATCTTTGACCTGGAAGTGGCCTTCCTCTTCCCCTGGGCGGTTTCGCTGATGAAGCTGCCGTACGACCAGGCGGTCTTCGCCTTCTGGTCGATGATGACCTTCCTCGGGGTCCTGACTGTCGGCTTCATCTACGAATGGAAGAAGGGGGCCCTGGAATGGGACTGA
- a CDS encoding NADPH-dependent FMN reductase: MKLQTIICSTRPNRVGPHIARWFQGLAEAHGDFEATLVDLADFNLPIFNEPWHPRLRNYQFDYTKAWAASVESADAYVFVMPEYNFMPPPAFVNAVDYLYSEWNGKPAAFVSYGGQSGGVRAVQMAKQMLTTVKIMPLVEGVAIPMVGEHLDAEKGFVPNDGHSLAAKVTLDELARWTRALKGMRQG, encoded by the coding sequence GTGAAACTTCAGACGATCATCTGCTCGACCCGCCCCAACCGGGTCGGACCCCACATCGCGCGCTGGTTCCAGGGGCTGGCCGAGGCCCATGGCGACTTCGAGGCGACCCTGGTCGACCTGGCGGACTTCAACCTGCCGATCTTCAATGAACCCTGGCACCCGCGCCTGCGGAACTACCAGTTCGACTACACCAAGGCCTGGGCGGCCAGCGTCGAGTCCGCCGACGCCTACGTCTTCGTCATGCCCGAGTACAACTTCATGCCGCCGCCGGCCTTCGTGAACGCGGTGGATTACCTGTACTCCGAGTGGAACGGGAAGCCCGCCGCCTTCGTCAGCTATGGAGGCCAGTCCGGCGGCGTGCGCGCCGTCCAGATGGCCAAGCAGATGCTGACCACGGTCAAGATCATGCCCCTGGTGGAGGGCGTCGCCATTCCCATGGTCGGCGAGCACCTGGACGCCGAGAAGGGCTTCGTCCCCAACGATGGGCACAGCCTGGCGGCCAAGGTCACCCTCGACGAACTGGCGCGCTGGACCCGGGCCCTGAAGGGCATGCGGCAGGGCTGA
- a CDS encoding flavin-containing monooxygenase translates to MSDIDLTQLDRALAAAHQPALQAALVHLTGQDHWLRPEWTPAYVPLSRGDTGVPEAEQQKFLAEAKVALVEWFTNGRGRTHQPSAAALRRMMSFVAGAEIPEGYADFLVDELSLGETNTKTPVWDSPRLKDSAARMHVLVIGAGMSGLLTGIRLSQAGVSYEIVDKNPDVGGTWFENTYPGCRVDSSNHIYSYSFEPNHHWPQHFSTQPILLDYFRGVADRYDLRGKIAFETEVETLDWDESRALWKVTVKDRAGARRVIEANAVITAVGQLNRPRMPDIKGRDRFAGPAFHSARWRHDVDLTGKRVAVIGTGASAYQFVPEIAGKVGSLTIIQRTPPWGFPVPHYHEDVPDGMNWLMEHVPYYDKWYRFWMFWMVTDGLLPMVQADPGWNGPQTAVSAANLEFREMIAAAIAAQAPTRPDLVEKVVPTYPVGGKRSLLDNGVWMAALQRDNVSLVTDGITEITEAGIVTADGTARDFDVIIYGTGFHASKFLEPMKIRGRGAADLHATWDGDPRAYLGMTTPGFPNLFMIYGPNTNIVVNGSIIFFSECSVRYIVGCLKMLAETGARAMEPKREVHDAFNARVDAANGLMAWGAPQVSSWYKNEKGRVTQNWPFALVDYWRATLAPDPGDFRIEKAAEPVA, encoded by the coding sequence GTGTCCGACATCGACCTGACCCAGCTAGACAGGGCGCTCGCCGCCGCCCACCAGCCGGCCCTGCAGGCGGCCCTGGTGCACCTGACCGGTCAGGACCATTGGCTCCGGCCCGAGTGGACCCCGGCCTATGTGCCCCTGTCCCGGGGCGACACCGGCGTGCCCGAGGCCGAACAACAGAAGTTCCTGGCCGAGGCCAAGGTCGCCCTGGTCGAATGGTTCACCAACGGGCGGGGCCGGACCCACCAGCCCTCCGCCGCCGCCCTTCGCCGCATGATGAGCTTTGTGGCCGGGGCCGAGATCCCCGAGGGTTACGCCGACTTCCTGGTTGACGAGCTGAGCCTGGGTGAGACCAACACCAAGACGCCGGTCTGGGACTCCCCGCGCCTTAAGGACAGCGCCGCCAGGATGCACGTCCTGGTGATCGGCGCGGGCATGTCGGGCCTGCTGACCGGCATCCGCCTGAGCCAGGCCGGTGTCAGCTACGAGATCGTCGACAAGAACCCCGACGTGGGCGGCACCTGGTTCGAGAACACCTATCCCGGCTGCCGGGTGGACTCCTCCAACCACATCTATTCCTACAGCTTCGAGCCCAACCATCACTGGCCCCAGCACTTCTCCACCCAGCCCATCCTGCTGGACTACTTCCGGGGCGTCGCCGACCGCTACGACCTGCGGGGCAAGATCGCCTTCGAGACCGAGGTCGAGACCCTCGACTGGGACGAGTCCCGGGCCCTGTGGAAGGTCACCGTCAAGGACAGGGCCGGCGCGCGCCGGGTCATCGAGGCCAACGCCGTCATTACCGCCGTGGGGCAGCTGAACCGGCCCCGGATGCCCGACATCAAGGGCCGCGACCGCTTCGCCGGACCCGCCTTCCACTCGGCCCGCTGGCGCCATGACGTCGACCTGACCGGCAAGCGGGTGGCGGTGATCGGCACCGGCGCCAGCGCCTACCAGTTCGTGCCGGAGATCGCCGGCAAGGTCGGCAGCCTCACCATCATCCAGCGGACCCCGCCCTGGGGCTTCCCCGTGCCGCATTATCACGAGGACGTGCCCGACGGCATGAACTGGCTGATGGAGCACGTGCCCTACTACGACAAGTGGTACCGCTTCTGGATGTTCTGGATGGTGACCGACGGTCTCCTGCCCATGGTCCAGGCTGATCCGGGCTGGAACGGCCCGCAGACGGCCGTCTCCGCCGCCAACCTCGAATTCCGCGAGATGATCGCCGCGGCCATCGCCGCCCAGGCGCCCACCCGCCCGGACCTGGTTGAGAAGGTGGTCCCGACCTACCCGGTGGGCGGCAAGCGCTCGCTCCTCGACAACGGCGTCTGGATGGCGGCCCTGCAGCGAGACAATGTCTCACTGGTCACCGACGGGATTACCGAGATCACAGAGGCGGGCATCGTCACGGCCGACGGAACCGCCCGTGACTTCGACGTCATCATCTATGGTACGGGCTTCCACGCCTCGAAGTTCCTGGAGCCGATGAAGATCCGCGGCCGAGGCGCCGCCGACCTTCATGCGACCTGGGACGGCGACCCGCGGGCCTATCTGGGCATGACCACGCCGGGCTTCCCCAACCTGTTCATGATCTACGGGCCGAACACCAACATCGTGGTCAACGGATCCATCATCTTCTTCTCGGAGTGCAGCGTCCGCTACATCGTCGGCTGCCTGAAGATGCTGGCTGAGACCGGCGCCCGGGCCATGGAGCCCAAGCGCGAAGTCCACGACGCCTTCAACGCCCGGGTCGACGCCGCCAACGGCCTGATGGCCTGGGGCGCGCCGCAGGTCTCCAGCTGGTACAAGAACGAGAAGGGCAGGGTGACCCAGAACTGGCCCTTCGCCCTGGTCGACTACTGGCGGGCGACCCTGGCCCCCGACCCGGGAGACTTCCGTATCGAGAAGGCGGCTGAACCGGTCGCCTGA
- a CDS encoding cytochrome P450, which yields MADGAISLDEARARAYALKLEDLNPGDPELFKSNAFWPVFERLRNEDPVHWCKDSEFGPYWSVTRYNDIMAVDTNHGVFSSEAALGGITIRDARPDLRRPSFIAMDPPRHDEQRKAVSPIVSPGNLKTMEPIIRERACRILDNLPVGEAFDWVDRVSVELTTQMLATLFDFPFEERRRLTRWSDVATTIPYAGGLVETEEERQAELMECLEVFTGLWNERINKPPAGDLVSMMAHSDATKNMTPEEYLGNIILLIVGGNDTTRNSISGGVLALNQNPAEYAKLRANPGLIESMVPEIIRWQTPLAHMRRTALQDIELGGKTIRKGDKVVMWYVSGNRDERAIENPDAFIIDRERPRQHLSFGFGIHRCVGNRLAELQLKIVWEEILKRFSFVEVLEEPHRVRSSFVKGYETLRVKLHPAG from the coding sequence ATGGCCGATGGTGCGATCAGTCTGGATGAGGCGCGCGCCCGCGCCTACGCCCTGAAGCTTGAGGACCTCAACCCCGGCGATCCGGAGCTCTTCAAGTCCAATGCCTTCTGGCCGGTCTTCGAGCGCCTTCGGAACGAAGACCCCGTCCACTGGTGCAAGGACTCCGAGTTCGGGCCCTACTGGTCAGTGACCCGCTACAACGACATCATGGCGGTGGACACCAACCACGGCGTCTTCTCCTCCGAGGCGGCCCTGGGCGGCATCACCATCCGCGACGCCCGGCCGGACCTGCGCCGGCCCAGCTTCATCGCCATGGACCCGCCCCGGCACGACGAGCAGCGCAAGGCCGTCAGCCCCATCGTCTCGCCCGGCAACCTCAAGACCATGGAGCCCATCATCCGGGAGCGGGCCTGCCGCATCCTCGACAACCTTCCGGTCGGCGAGGCCTTCGACTGGGTGGACCGGGTCTCCGTCGAGCTCACCACCCAGATGCTGGCGACCCTGTTCGACTTCCCCTTCGAGGAGCGACGCCGCCTGACCCGCTGGTCCGACGTGGCCACCACCATCCCCTATGCGGGCGGCCTGGTGGAAACCGAAGAGGAACGGCAGGCCGAGCTGATGGAGTGCCTGGAGGTCTTCACCGGCCTCTGGAACGAGAGGATCAACAAGCCGCCGGCCGGCGACCTCGTCTCGATGATGGCCCACAGCGACGCTACCAAGAACATGACCCCCGAGGAGTATCTGGGGAACATCATCCTGCTGATCGTCGGCGGTAACGACACCACCCGGAACTCGATTTCCGGCGGCGTCCTGGCCCTGAACCAGAATCCGGCGGAATACGCCAAGCTGCGCGCCAACCCCGGCCTGATCGAGTCGATGGTTCCGGAGATCATCCGCTGGCAGACGCCCCTGGCCCACATGCGTCGCACGGCGCTCCAGGACATCGAACTGGGCGGCAAGACCATCCGCAAGGGCGACAAGGTCGTCATGTGGTATGTCTCGGGCAACCGGGATGAGCGGGCGATTGAGAACCCCGACGCCTTCATCATTGACCGCGAGCGCCCGCGCCAGCACCTGTCCTTCGGCTTCGGCATCCACCGCTGCGTGGGCAATCGTCTGGCCGAGCTCCAGCTGAAGATCGTCTGGGAGGAAATCCTCAAGCGCTTCAGCTTCGTCGAGGTGCTCGAGGAGCCGCATCGGGTGCGTTCCAGCTTCGTAAAGGGCTACGAGACCCTGAGGGTGAAGCTGCACCCCGCCGGCTGA
- a CDS encoding aldo/keto reductase, which produces MQSRPLGRTGLKVSEIGFGAASFWGHPAFSEAEALHIVHRALDLGVTLFDTGPAYSRGQAEGRLGRALAGRDFSGLVVATKAGTRFEGGRVRRDMSLTAIEASLERSRRRLGLESLPLVHLHGPSAQELTPDFLGGLQRLRDRGLFLRLGVNSFDPAVIEAALALPEIDTVMVDINVLRPQRIALAARAAAAGKGVLAGMPLAMGHTAPKTWRNLRLRDAWYLARALKNHRADRAAGRRFRFLHGRTDITGAQAALAWVLGIDGVSAALVGTTRMGHLEDCAAASGISLPADLAEAIAEAQVGA; this is translated from the coding sequence ATGCAGTCCCGTCCGCTGGGCCGCACGGGACTGAAGGTCTCGGAAATCGGCTTCGGGGCGGCGTCCTTCTGGGGCCATCCGGCCTTTTCAGAGGCGGAGGCACTGCACATCGTCCACCGGGCCCTGGACCTTGGCGTCACCCTGTTCGACACCGGACCTGCCTACTCCCGGGGCCAGGCGGAGGGCCGCCTAGGCCGGGCGCTCGCGGGACGAGACTTCTCGGGCCTGGTGGTGGCCACCAAGGCGGGCACCCGCTTCGAAGGCGGGCGGGTCCGCCGCGACATGTCGCTCACCGCCATCGAGGCCAGCCTGGAGCGCAGCCGGCGCCGCCTCGGCCTGGAGAGTCTGCCGCTTGTTCACCTGCACGGCCCCTCCGCGCAGGAACTGACCCCGGACTTCCTTGGGGGGCTGCAGCGCCTCCGGGATCGCGGGCTGTTCCTGCGGCTGGGCGTCAACAGCTTCGATCCCGCCGTGATCGAGGCGGCCCTGGCCCTGCCGGAGATCGATACGGTGATGGTCGACATCAACGTCCTGAGGCCCCAGCGGATCGCCCTCGCGGCGCGCGCGGCGGCGGCGGGCAAGGGCGTCCTCGCCGGCATGCCCCTGGCCATGGGTCACACGGCGCCGAAGACCTGGCGCAATCTGCGTCTGCGGGACGCCTGGTACCTGGCCCGCGCCCTCAAGAACCACCGCGCCGACAGGGCCGCCGGCCGGCGGTTTCGCTTCCTTCACGGGCGAACCGACATCACCGGCGCCCAGGCCGCCCTGGCCTGGGTTCTGGGGATCGACGGCGTTTCCGCCGCCCTGGTCGGCACGACCCGCATGGGTCACCTGGAAGATTGCGCCGCCGCATCTGGCATCTCCCTGCCAGCAGATCTGGCCGAGGCCATAGCCGAGGCGCAGGTCGGCGCCTGA
- a CDS encoding HU family DNA-binding protein — protein sequence MNKAELVAAVSEGSGLSTSQVRVALDSILDTVTSALAEGQEVRLVGFGSFAAAFRPAGPARNPRTGEAVRRPASRTVRFRAGEGLRRALN from the coding sequence ATGAACAAGGCCGAGCTGGTCGCAGCGGTCTCTGAGGGCTCGGGGCTCTCTACAAGCCAGGTGCGGGTCGCCCTGGACTCCATCCTCGACACCGTCACGTCCGCCCTTGCCGAGGGCCAGGAAGTCCGTCTGGTCGGCTTTGGCAGTTTCGCGGCGGCCTTCCGTCCGGCCGGACCGGCGCGCAACCCCCGCACCGGTGAGGCGGTCCGAAGGCCCGCTTCCCGCACCGTCCGGTTCCGGGCCGGGGAGGGGCTAAGACGCGCCCTCAACTGA
- the lon gene encoding endopeptidase La, translating to MTEARTLPILPLRDIVVFPHQPVPLFVGREKSVRALEEAMKSEQREILLVTQKNKDDDDPGQSDIFEVGVVAAILQLLRLPDGTVKVLVEGRGRAGIVRFTDEAEWFAGEVALVTEDSAPSAEIEALSRAVIEQFETYVKLNKKVPPEALAALPGIENPGELADRIASHLNVRIADKQELLEIFSVSKRLEKVYALMEGEISVMQTEKKIRNRVKRQMEKTQREYYLNEQMKAIQRELGEQDAERDELAELEKRIKRTRLSKEARVKANAELKKLRSMSPMSAESTVVRNYLDWLLSIPWGKAKSKPIDLDKAEAVLEHDHFGLEKVKERILEYLAVQSRTGSLKGPILCLVGPPGVGKTSLGKSIAEATGREFVRVSLGGVRDEAEIRGHRRTYIGSMPGKIIQSMKKAKSTNAFFLLDEIDKMGADWRGDPSSALLEVLDPAQNATFADHYLEVDYDLSPVMFVTTANSLNMPQPLLDRMEIIRIPGYTEDEKVEIARRHLLPKQMKDHGLTAAEFELPDTAIRDLIRYYTREAGVRSLEREIGNLARKAVRDLMRRKVGEETGPILVDGERLAEYAGVRRFKYGEMDGEDQVGIITGLAYTDFGGDILTIEAVRMPGKGRMQVTGNLKDVMKESVQAAHAYVRSRATHFGIEPPLFERTDVAIHVPEGATPKDGPSAGVAMATAIVSVLTGVPIRRDIAMTGEVTLRGRVLPIGGLKEKLLAALRSGVKTVLIPQENVKDLQDIPENVKAGLEIIPVGSVDEVLGHALVSPLTPIEWTEPAPLLRPTDDAGDDQVLTH from the coding sequence ATGACCGAAGCCCGCACGCTTCCCATCCTCCCCCTGAGGGACATCGTCGTCTTCCCGCACCAGCCGGTGCCGCTGTTCGTCGGCCGCGAGAAGTCCGTCCGGGCCCTCGAGGAAGCGATGAAATCCGAGCAGAGGGAAATCCTGCTCGTTACCCAGAAGAACAAGGACGACGACGACCCCGGTCAGTCGGACATCTTCGAAGTCGGCGTCGTCGCCGCTATCCTGCAACTCCTGCGCCTGCCTGATGGCACCGTGAAGGTGCTGGTCGAAGGACGCGGCCGCGCCGGGATCGTCCGCTTCACCGACGAGGCGGAGTGGTTCGCTGGCGAGGTCGCCCTCGTCACTGAGGACTCGGCGCCCTCGGCCGAGATCGAGGCCCTCAGCCGAGCTGTGATCGAGCAGTTCGAAACCTATGTGAAGCTGAACAAGAAGGTGCCGCCCGAGGCCCTGGCCGCCCTGCCGGGGATCGAGAACCCCGGCGAGCTGGCCGACCGCATCGCCTCGCACCTGAATGTCCGGATCGCCGACAAGCAGGAGCTGCTGGAAATCTTCAGCGTCTCCAAGCGCCTGGAGAAGGTCTACGCCCTGATGGAGGGCGAGATTTCGGTCATGCAGACCGAGAAGAAGATCCGCAACCGCGTGAAGCGGCAGATGGAGAAGACCCAGCGCGAGTACTACCTGAACGAGCAGATGAAGGCGATCCAGCGCGAGCTGGGCGAGCAGGACGCCGAGCGCGACGAACTGGCGGAACTGGAAAAGCGCATCAAGCGTACCCGCCTGTCCAAGGAAGCCCGGGTCAAGGCCAACGCCGAGCTGAAGAAGCTGCGCTCGATGAGCCCGATGTCGGCCGAGTCCACGGTCGTGCGGAACTATCTCGACTGGCTGCTGTCCATCCCGTGGGGCAAGGCGAAGTCCAAGCCCATCGACCTGGACAAGGCCGAGGCCGTCCTCGAGCACGACCACTTCGGGCTGGAGAAGGTCAAGGAGCGCATCCTTGAATACCTGGCCGTCCAGTCGCGCACCGGCTCACTCAAGGGCCCGATCCTCTGCCTGGTCGGCCCTCCGGGCGTGGGCAAGACCTCGCTGGGCAAGTCGATCGCCGAGGCCACGGGGCGGGAGTTCGTCCGCGTCTCCCTGGGCGGCGTGCGCGACGAGGCGGAGATCCGCGGACACCGGCGCACCTACATCGGCTCCATGCCGGGCAAGATCATCCAGTCCATGAAGAAGGCCAAGTCGACTAACGCCTTCTTCCTGCTCGACGAGATCGACAAGATGGGCGCCGACTGGCGGGGCGATCCATCCTCGGCCCTGCTCGAGGTGCTGGACCCGGCCCAGAACGCGACCTTCGCCGACCACTACCTCGAGGTGGATTACGACCTCAGCCCGGTCATGTTCGTCACTACGGCCAACAGCCTCAACATGCCCCAGCCCCTGCTGGACCGCATGGAGATCATCCGGATCCCCGGCTACACCGAGGACGAGAAGGTCGAAATCGCCCGCCGTCACCTGCTGCCCAAGCAGATGAAGGATCACGGCCTGACCGCCGCGGAGTTCGAACTCCCGGACACCGCCATTCGTGACCTGATCCGCTACTACACCCGCGAGGCGGGCGTGCGCTCGCTGGAGCGTGAGATCGGCAACCTCGCCCGCAAGGCGGTGCGTGACCTCATGCGCCGGAAGGTGGGGGAGGAGACCGGACCGATCCTCGTCGACGGCGAGCGCCTGGCCGAGTACGCCGGCGTCCGTCGCTTCAAGTACGGCGAGATGGACGGCGAGGACCAGGTCGGCATCATCACGGGCCTAGCCTATACCGACTTCGGCGGCGACATCCTGACCATCGAGGCGGTTCGCATGCCCGGCAAGGGCCGGATGCAGGTCACCGGCAACCTCAAGGACGTGATGAAGGAGTCGGTCCAGGCGGCCCACGCCTACGTGCGCAGCCGGGCGACCCACTTCGGGATCGAGCCGCCCCTGTTCGAACGGACAGACGTGGCCATCCACGTTCCCGAGGGGGCGACCCCCAAGGATGGTCCCTCGGCCGGCGTCGCCATGGCGACGGCGATCGTGTCCGTCCTGACCGGGGTCCCGATCCGCAGGGATATCGCCATGACCGGCGAAGTCACCCTGCGCGGCCGGGTCCTGCCCATCGGCGGTCTCAAGGAAAAGCTCCTTGCGGCCCTCAGGTCGGGCGTGAAGACGGTCCTGATCCCCCAGGAGAACGTCAAGGATCTCCAGGACATCCCCGAGAACGTGAAGGCGGGCCTGGAGATCATCCCGGTCGGTTCGGTGGACGAAGTCCTGGGTCACGCCCTGGTCAGCCCCCTGACCCCCATCGAATGGACCGAACCGGCTCCGCTGCTTCGCCCCACAGACGACGCCGGCGACGATCAGGTCCTGACACACTAG
- a CDS encoding DUF3011 domain-containing protein → MRPILMFAAATTALVSGVAPPAPARADSYVNCSSNDYRRNWCPVYSSGRVWLDRQYSGGRGSCIEGSTWGRDRRGIWVDGGCRARFRIEDRYGSYPNNGYPDYNYNNKKDDTGALIGGLILGGLVVGAIAAANADKEKAPSPPTPSAGSGGSGVAVEACRSEAVSRVAAYGQRPRIDRITTTTASSGGWTVQGYASVDAGPKAVSYAFTCRYDNGAAAITRLN, encoded by the coding sequence ATGCGCCCGATCCTGATGTTCGCCGCCGCCACGACCGCCCTTGTCTCGGGCGTGGCGCCTCCCGCGCCCGCGCGCGCGGACTCCTACGTCAACTGCTCGTCCAATGACTACCGGCGCAACTGGTGCCCCGTCTATTCGTCCGGGCGGGTCTGGCTCGACCGGCAGTATTCCGGCGGACGGGGCTCGTGCATCGAGGGCTCCACCTGGGGCCGGGATCGCCGGGGCATCTGGGTCGACGGCGGATGCCGGGCCCGGTTCCGGATCGAGGACCGCTATGGGTCGTACCCGAACAACGGCTATCCGGACTACAACTACAACAACAAGAAGGACGACACCGGCGCCCTGATCGGCGGCCTCATCCTTGGCGGCCTGGTCGTGGGCGCGATCGCCGCGGCTAACGCCGACAAGGAAAAGGCGCCGTCGCCTCCGACCCCTTCGGCCGGCTCCGGCGGCTCGGGCGTGGCCGTCGAGGCCTGCCGGTCCGAGGCCGTCAGTCGGGTCGCGGCCTATGGCCAGCGTCCCCGAATCGACCGGATCACCACCACCACCGCCTCTTCCGGCGGCTGGACCGTGCAGGGGTACGCCTCGGTGGACGCCGGGCCCAAGGCGGTCTCCTACGCCTTCACCTGCCGCTACGACAACGGCGCCGCGGCGATCACCCGGCTCAACTGA
- a CDS encoding ABC transporter substrate-binding protein — protein sequence MKKNLARMALGSALLASFSAPAAVAGGLEDALARGALRVCTVEAAPFVLRTPGDKLIGHEVDVAERLASDLGLSLDLRVVPGIAVLDRLNAGDCDLAVSALAIDPPRLLKVWMTNPYAESDIRIVASAKSPFRTDQLNAEDNVVGVVTGTLAADAARSRLPSATFREFPDLLAAQRALDDGAINALAFKEPVPTLTVAAAKPQRYAVGEGPSLARTADGMAVRKGDMNLLNFLNGWISARRRDGFLESTSAYWFTRIDWMERLKPPAALK from the coding sequence ATGAAGAAGAATCTGGCCAGAATGGCCCTGGGATCCGCCCTCCTGGCGTCGTTTTCCGCCCCCGCAGCCGTCGCAGGCGGGCTGGAGGACGCCCTCGCCCGGGGCGCCCTGAGGGTCTGCACCGTCGAGGCGGCGCCCTTCGTCCTGCGGACGCCAGGCGACAAGCTGATCGGCCACGAGGTCGATGTCGCCGAACGGCTCGCCAGCGACCTGGGCCTCAGCCTCGACCTGCGGGTGGTCCCGGGAATCGCGGTGCTTGATCGCCTGAACGCAGGCGACTGCGACCTCGCCGTCTCGGCCCTGGCGATCGATCCGCCCCGGCTTCTCAAGGTCTGGATGACCAACCCCTACGCCGAATCGGACATCCGGATCGTCGCCAGCGCCAAGTCGCCCTTCCGCACCGACCAGCTCAACGCCGAGGATAATGTCGTCGGCGTCGTGACAGGCACCCTCGCGGCGGATGCCGCGCGGAGCCGGCTGCCGTCCGCCACCTTCCGCGAGTTCCCGGACCTGCTGGCCGCACAGCGCGCGCTGGACGACGGGGCGATCAACGCCCTGGCCTTCAAGGAGCCCGTGCCGACCCTGACGGTCGCCGCCGCCAAGCCCCAGCGCTACGCCGTCGGGGAGGGGCCGTCCCTGGCGCGGACGGCCGATGGCATGGCCGTGCGCAAGGGCGACATGAACCTGCTGAACTTCCTGAACGGCTGGATCTCGGCCCGGCGCAGGGACGGGTTCCTGGAGTCCACCAGCGCCTACTGGTTCACCCGGATCGACTGGATGGAGCGGCTCAAGCCGCCGGCCGCCCTGAAGTAA